The following coding sequences lie in one Gorilla gorilla gorilla isolate KB3781 chromosome 5, NHGRI_mGorGor1-v2.1_pri, whole genome shotgun sequence genomic window:
- the CCR6 gene encoding C-C chemokine receptor type 6 produces the protein MSGESMNFSDVFDSSEDYFVSVNTSYYSVDSEMLLCSLQEVRQFSRLFVPIAYSLICVFGLLGNILVVITFAFYKKARSMTDVYLLNMAIADILFVLTLPFWAVSHATGAWVFSNATCKLLKGIYAINFNCGMLLLTCISMDRYIAIVQATKSFRLRSRTLPRSKIICLVVWGLSVIISSSTFVFNQKYNTQGSDVCEPKYQTVSEPIRWKLLMLGLELLFGFFIPLMFMIFCYTFIVKTLVQAQNSKRHKAIRVIIAVVLVFLACQIPHNMVLLVTAANLGKMNRSCQSEKLIGYTKTVTEVLAFLHCCLNPVLYAFIGQKFRNYFLKILKDLWCVRRKYKSSGFSCAGRYSENISRQTSETADNDNASSFTM, from the exons ATGAGCGgg GAATCAATGAATTTCAGCGATGTTTTCGACTCCAGTGAAGATTATTTTGTGTCAGTCAATACTTCATATTACTCAGTTGATTCTGAAATGTTACTGTGCTCCTTGCAGGAGGTCAGGCAGTTCTCCAGGCTATTTGTACCGATTGCCTACTCCTTGATCTGTGTCTTTGGCCTCCTGGGGAATATTCTGGTGGTGATCACCTTTGCTTTTTATAAGAAGGCCAGGTCTATGACAGATGTCTATCTCTTGAACATGGCCATTGCAGACATCCTCTTTGTTCTTACTCTCCCATTCTGGGCAGTGAGTCATGCCACCGGTGCGTGGGTTTTCAGCAATGCCACGTGCAAGTTGCTAAAAGGCATCTATGCCATCAACTTTAACTGCGGGATGCTGCTCCTGACTTGCATTAGCATGGACCGGTACATCGCCATTGTACAGGCGACCAAGTCATTCCGGCTCCGATCCAGAACACTACCGCGCAGCAAAATAATCTGCCTTGTTGTGTGGGGGCTGTCAGTCATTATCTCCAGCTCAACTTTTGTCTTCAACCAGAAATACAACACCCAAGGCAGCGATGTCTGTGAACCCAAGTACCAGACTGTCTCGGAGCCCATCAGGTGGAAGCTGCTGATGTTGGGGCTTGAGCTACTCTTTGGTTTCTTTATCCCTTTGATGTTCATGATATTTTGTTACACATTCATTGTCAAAACCTTGGTGCAAGCTCAGAATTCTAAAAGGCACAAAGCCATCCGTGTAATCATAGCCGTGGTGCTTGTGTTTCTGGCTTGTCAGATTCCTCATAACATGGTCCTGCTTGTGACGGCTGCAAATTTGGGTAAAATGAACCGATCCTGCCAGAGCGAAAAGCTAATTGGCTATACGAAAACTGTCACAGAAGTCCTGGCTTTCCTGCACTGCTGCCTGAACCCTGTGCTCTATGCTTTTATTGGGCAGAagttcagaaactactttctgaagATCTTGAAGGACCTGTGGTGTGTGAGAAGGAAGTACAAGTCCTCAGGCTTCTCCTGTGCCGGGAGGTACTCAGAAAACATTTCTCGGCAGACCAGTGAGACCGCAGATAACGACAATGCGTCATCCTTCACTATGTGA